In Polynucleobacter sp. TUM22923, one genomic interval encodes:
- the msrP gene encoding protein-methionine-sulfoxide reductase catalytic subunit MsrP: MSIYDHKLLASDITPKAVFDNRRTLIKSAAAGAFGLALAPWFSREALANGGQKLAATLNPNFAAKDDLTSYKNITTYNNFYEFGTDKADPAANAGSLQTRPWTVTIEGLVKKPVTLDIDALLKLAPMEERIYRMRCVEGWSMVIPWDGYSLSKLLNHVEPLGSAKYVEFISLADRKQMPGLRSQIIEWPYREGLRLDEAMNPLTLLTFGLYGEVLPKQNGAPVRIVVPWKYGFKSAKSIVKIRLTEEMPKTSWSQFDAREYGFYSNVNPSVNHPRWSQASERRIGDPKGMFAPKIKTEMFNGYADQVASMYAGMDLKKFY; the protein is encoded by the coding sequence ATGAGTATCTATGACCATAAATTACTAGCTAGTGATATTACCCCTAAGGCAGTTTTTGATAATCGACGCACACTCATCAAGTCAGCCGCAGCGGGAGCTTTTGGTTTAGCACTTGCTCCTTGGTTTTCTCGAGAGGCATTAGCCAATGGTGGCCAAAAGTTAGCTGCCACACTAAATCCTAACTTTGCGGCAAAGGATGACTTAACGAGTTATAAAAATATTACTACCTACAATAACTTTTATGAGTTTGGAACAGATAAGGCTGATCCTGCTGCCAATGCGGGAAGTTTGCAAACCAGGCCATGGACTGTCACGATTGAGGGTTTAGTCAAAAAACCAGTCACCTTGGATATCGATGCCCTACTGAAATTAGCCCCTATGGAAGAGCGTATTTATCGGATGCGCTGTGTAGAAGGTTGGTCTATGGTCATTCCTTGGGATGGTTATTCTTTATCCAAATTGCTCAATCACGTTGAGCCTTTGGGCTCAGCAAAATATGTTGAATTTATTTCTCTTGCGGACCGTAAGCAAATGCCAGGCTTACGGAGTCAAATCATTGAGTGGCCTTATCGTGAAGGCCTGCGTTTAGATGAGGCAATGAATCCCCTGACGCTCTTGACCTTCGGTCTTTATGGCGAAGTCTTACCTAAACAAAATGGCGCCCCTGTGCGGATTGTGGTGCCCTGGAAGTATGGCTTTAAAAGTGCCAAGTCGATTGTCAAAATTCGGCTTACAGAAGAGATGCCTAAGACTAGTTGGAGCCAGTTTGATGCCCGTGAATATGGTTTCTATTCCAATGTAAACCCCTCCGTGAACCATCCACGTTGGAGTCAGGCTAGCGAGCGGCGGATCGGAGATCCTAAAGGCATGTTTGCACCAAAAATCAAAACAGAAATGTTTAATGGTTATGCGGATCAAGTAGCAAGTATGTACGCCGGTATGGACTTGAAGAAATTCTATTAA
- a CDS encoding protein-methionine-sulfoxide reductase heme-binding subunit MsrQ, with protein sequence MKPLIFLAALIPVGRLIWLGWVGDLGANPIEFITRSTGTWALVFLCLTLAMTPLRLISNSVAWVRYRRMLGLFSFFYAFLHFGIWLWLDQDFDLAQMWSDVVERPFITMGFISLVMLTPLAVTSNHWSQRFLKRRWSTLHRLIYVIACTVMLHYWWHKAGKNDFESASIYGAVLFLLLCCRIPYIRNRLRFNKHA encoded by the coding sequence ATGAAGCCTCTTATTTTTCTTGCGGCATTGATTCCTGTAGGCCGCTTGATATGGCTTGGATGGGTAGGTGACTTGGGCGCTAATCCTATTGAGTTCATTACGCGCTCTACCGGCACTTGGGCTTTGGTATTTTTATGCCTGACCTTAGCGATGACGCCCTTGCGCCTCATCAGCAACTCAGTAGCCTGGGTTCGCTATCGCAGAATGTTAGGGCTCTTTAGTTTTTTCTATGCCTTTCTGCACTTTGGTATTTGGCTGTGGTTAGATCAAGACTTTGATCTTGCGCAGATGTGGAGTGATGTAGTGGAGAGGCCCTTTATTACGATGGGATTTATTAGTTTAGTGATGCTCACCCCGCTAGCAGTCACTTCTAATCACTGGTCACAACGTTTTTTAAAGCGGCGCTGGTCTACATTGCATCGATTGATCTATGTGATTGCTTGCACGGTAATGCTGCACTATTGGTGGCACAAGGCGGGTAAGAATGATTTTGAATCAGCCAGTATTTATGGGGCTGTTTTGTTCTTACTCTTATGTTGTCGGATTCCTTACATACGCAATCGATTGCGCTTTAATAAACATGCTTAA
- a CDS encoding lipocalin family protein produces MQVSAQVNAQVGEATAVNTITTLDVPRYLGTWYEIAKFPNWFQKKCVSNTKAIYSAKIDGKLQVINSCQIANGETSQAIGAARQIGAPDSPKLQVRFAPEWLSFLPFVWGDYWIIDLDAQYQLAAVSDPKREYLWVLSRTSQIDPKAYNDLLQRLKQQQFDVSKLELTPQKN; encoded by the coding sequence ATGCAGGTGAGCGCACAAGTCAATGCTCAGGTAGGGGAAGCGACGGCAGTGAACACAATCACTACGCTTGATGTCCCGCGCTATTTAGGCACTTGGTATGAAATAGCAAAATTTCCGAATTGGTTTCAGAAAAAGTGCGTGAGTAATACGAAGGCAATTTACTCTGCAAAGATAGATGGAAAGTTACAGGTGATCAATAGCTGCCAAATAGCTAATGGCGAAACATCTCAAGCAATTGGTGCGGCTCGACAGATTGGGGCGCCAGATTCACCTAAGCTCCAAGTGCGATTTGCGCCAGAATGGCTCTCGTTTTTACCTTTTGTGTGGGGCGATTATTGGATTATTGATTTGGATGCCCAGTATCAGCTAGCAGCAGTCAGTGATCCCAAAAGAGAATATCTTTGGGTTCTCTCGAGAACGTCGCAAATAGACCCCAAAGCCTACAACGATCTATTGCAACGCTTAAAGCAGCAGCAATTTGATGTCAGCAAGCTAGAGCTGACACCCCAAAAGAATTAG
- a CDS encoding MBL fold metallo-hydrolase, which translates to MTQRRIGDYLLPPGIDIFERGWLSANNIFLYDDRNVALVDSGYCAHQQLTVDLVAKALERHHLPTLNTIVNTHLHSDHCGGNATLVEKFSCDIMIPVAEATAVQHWDENLLSYQTLGQACPRFSYQGLLVPGETIVLGPYPWQILAAPGHDHHSVMLYQVDHQILISADALWENGFGVIFPELWGEGGFEEVVKTLELIEGLSISLVIPGHGKPFTNVQEAITTAKSRLDYLSSNPDRNARHGAKVLLKYKLLEWRSMQMAQVQQWISRTPIFKHIKQQLNMTEEELQEWLPQALVKSNAAKIEQGYLVNLD; encoded by the coding sequence ATGACACAAAGGCGTATTGGAGACTACTTACTTCCGCCGGGGATTGATATCTTTGAGCGAGGTTGGTTGTCTGCAAACAATATTTTTTTATATGATGATCGCAATGTAGCACTGGTAGATTCTGGATACTGCGCCCATCAACAGTTGACAGTGGATTTAGTAGCTAAAGCGCTTGAGCGGCACCACTTGCCAACGCTCAATACCATTGTTAATACGCATTTACATTCAGATCATTGCGGTGGTAATGCAACGCTCGTTGAAAAATTTAGCTGTGACATCATGATCCCAGTTGCAGAGGCAACTGCCGTCCAGCATTGGGATGAGAATTTGTTAAGCTATCAAACTTTAGGACAGGCATGCCCAAGGTTTTCTTATCAAGGACTATTAGTGCCCGGTGAGACTATCGTTTTGGGTCCCTACCCGTGGCAGATATTAGCAGCCCCAGGACATGACCATCATTCAGTGATGCTCTATCAAGTAGATCATCAAATCTTGATTTCAGCGGATGCACTTTGGGAGAATGGCTTTGGGGTGATCTTTCCAGAGCTCTGGGGTGAGGGTGGCTTTGAAGAGGTTGTTAAAACATTAGAATTGATTGAGGGCTTATCAATATCGCTAGTCATTCCTGGGCATGGGAAACCATTTACTAATGTCCAGGAAGCAATCACTACTGCAAAGTCACGCTTAGATTATCTATCCAGTAATCCCGACAGAAATGCGCGTCATGGCGCTAAGGTATTGTTGAAATATAAGTTATTAGAGTGGCGGAGTATGCAGATGGCACAAGTGCAGCAATGGATCTCTAGAACGCCAATATTCAAGCATATTAAACAGCAGCTTAATATGACTGAAGAAGAATTGCAGGAATGGTTACCTCAAGCTTTAGTCAAGTCTAATGCCGCTAAGATTGAGCAGGGTTATTTAGTCAATCTAGACTAG
- a CDS encoding SDR family oxidoreductase, translated as MEHTEHTVLVTGATAGFGEATARRFLANGHRVIALGRRVERLEALKASLPTMQQDKLLTLSVDVCDSKQVDQLAASLPAEFANVTILVNNAGLALGLEPAHQAILSDWDRMIDTNIKGLVHMTRAFLPGMVERKQGHVINLGSVAANYPYPGGNVYGGTKAFVHQFSLNLRADLIGTPVRVTCVEPGMCSGTEFSNVRFKGDDDKADKVYSGVQALSADDVAEAIFWSANLPSHMNINLVELMPVQQSFNGFNVHRGAL; from the coding sequence ATGGAGCATACAGAACATACTGTATTAGTCACTGGCGCAACAGCTGGATTTGGTGAGGCCACTGCACGACGCTTTTTGGCTAATGGCCATCGGGTCATTGCCTTGGGTAGAAGGGTAGAGCGCTTAGAGGCTCTTAAGGCTTCACTTCCTACGATGCAACAGGATAAATTACTGACTTTATCGGTTGATGTTTGCGATAGTAAGCAGGTTGACCAATTGGCGGCAAGCTTGCCTGCTGAGTTTGCTAACGTGACGATTCTGGTCAATAACGCCGGATTAGCCTTAGGTTTGGAGCCTGCGCATCAAGCAATATTGTCTGATTGGGATCGGATGATTGATACCAATATCAAAGGCTTGGTCCACATGACGCGGGCATTTTTGCCTGGCATGGTTGAGCGCAAACAAGGACATGTCATTAATCTGGGATCCGTCGCAGCTAATTACCCTTATCCTGGTGGCAATGTTTATGGTGGAACGAAAGCTTTTGTGCATCAATTCAGTTTAAATTTAAGGGCGGATCTCATTGGGACGCCAGTCCGCGTCACTTGTGTCGAGCCTGGTATGTGTTCTGGTACAGAGTTCTCTAATGTTCGCTTCAAGGGTGATGACGATAAAGCGGACAAGGTATATAGCGGCGTTCAGGCGCTTAGTGCGGATGATGTAGCAGAGGCCATTTTTTGGTCAGCAAACTTGCCAAGCCATATGAATATTAATTTGGTGGAGTTGATGCCCGTTCAGCAGTCATTCAATGGTTTTAATGTGCACCGTGGGGCCCTCTAA
- a CDS encoding DUF2889 domain-containing protein — protein MLSSPAPRSHLHTREIIFQGYAREDGLWDIEAHLRDFKSNPFTTGASTWQPGEAFHDMWVRVTLNTQLVIQDIEVVMDKHPHPECPQVIPPMDALIGEQIGKGWRKTINTHLGGIQGCTHLRELLASMATAAFQSIPGALLDSGDDKPPLYLGTCKSWDFDGPVVLRHYPKFYQWKG, from the coding sequence ATGCTTTCATCACCTGCGCCTAGAAGCCACTTACACACTCGTGAAATTATTTTTCAGGGTTATGCCCGTGAAGATGGCTTATGGGATATCGAGGCCCATTTACGGGATTTCAAATCCAATCCTTTTACGACTGGTGCTAGCACTTGGCAGCCCGGTGAGGCATTTCATGACATGTGGGTCAGAGTAACCTTAAATACACAACTTGTGATTCAGGATATTGAAGTGGTGATGGATAAACATCCCCATCCTGAATGCCCACAAGTCATACCACCCATGGACGCCCTGATTGGTGAACAAATCGGCAAAGGTTGGCGAAAAACGATTAATACCCACTTAGGCGGTATTCAGGGATGCACCCATCTTCGAGAGTTATTGGCCAGCATGGCAACCGCCGCATTTCAATCGATACCTGGAGCACTATTGGACTCCGGTGACGATAAACCACCGCTTTACTTGGGGACCTGCAAATCATGGGATTTTGATGGCCCCGTAGTACTGCGGCACTATCCCAAGTTTTATCAGTGGAAGGGCTAA